The sequence ACCTCCGCGTGGCGGACGCGGTCGAGGGTCTCGATATCGGAGCCCCGGTAAAACAGCCTTTCCCCCGTCAGCGCCTCATAAAAAACGATCGCCGAGGAAAAGAGATCGCTTCGTCCGTCGATCCTTCCCTTTTCTTCGGGCGTCGCCTGTTCCGGCGACATGTAGGCGAACTTCCCCTTGAGAACGCCCGTCGCCGTCTCGTGAGTCTTGGAGGCCGCGCGGGCGATTCCGAAATCCGCGATTTTGACGGTCCCTTCCTCCGAGATCAGGATGTTCTGAGGGGATATGTCTCGATGAATGACGTTGAATTTGTGGGCATAGGCGAGTCCCTCCAAGATCTGCGTGAAAATATAAAGACAGACGTCTTCCGGAAGGTTCGTCTTTTTGGCGGCCGCCGCCTGCATGAGACGCCGCAAGTCCCAGCCCCGGACGTACTCCATGGAGATGGTGTAGAGGTCCCCGTCCCGGGAGAGCTCGTAGACTTGAACGATGTTGGGATGATTCAGACGGACGGCGATCTTCGCCTCGTCGATGAGCATCGCGACAAAATCGCGGTGCCGGGACCACTGCGGCAGGATGCGCTTGAGGACGACCTCCTTCTCGAAACCCGCGGCCCCGACCAGCCTGGCCAGAAATATTTCCGCCATCCCGCCGGTGGCGAGACGGCGGATCAGGATGTATCGGCCAACCGTTTCCATAAAGAAGGACCCAGAACTATCAGAGTCAGAGGGTCCGGACAAGGCCGGCGGTGAACCCTATTTATAACAAATTATGCATAATTATATTTTTCTATTTACAACATTCTATTAATTGATTAGAAGTTTTAACCATTGGTATTGTCTCTTTCTTGGCATCTTTCCGGGGGAGGAAACATGCAAGACGTCGAAGACATCAGGAAAGAAGAACGGGCCTTGAGGGCCCTCTGCATCGAGATCGCCAAGGGCGACATCGGCGGTGACCGCTTCAACCAGCTCCTCATCGAAGCGGGCGTCCATCTGGACGACGTCGAGTGGGACTTCGCCAACCGCCTCCTCGGCCGGTCGGACCGGCTTCTCGCCTTCTCATCCGACGGGGCGATCGCCGTCCAGTAGGTGGGGCGACTACAAGATCGGCGCAGCAGCACCGTAGTTGTGTCGGCCCTACTTGATTTTCCAAAAATTCCCGACTAGCTTGCGTCGCCATGTCCCTGGTGAACACGGCGGCCGCGAATCTTACATCGTCCTCTCCCCTTCGAGACTCCACCGCCCTTCAAAGGGCCGTCGCGCTCCTGATCAACCATCAGACCCAGGAAGGCTATTGGTGGTACACCCTGGAGGCCAACGAAGCGATCGGCGCGGGTGTCATTCAGATGATGCATTTCATCGGAGACGTGGACAAGGACACCGAGGAGGGGCTCGTCCGCCGCATGCTCTCACAGCAGCTGGAAAACGGGTCTTGGAGTCTCTTCAAGAACGGCCCCAGCGATCTCTCGACGACGATCGAATGCTATTTCGCGTTGAGGTTGGCGGGGCGGCCCGTCGATCACCCCGTCCTTGTGAAGGCGCGGTCCTTCATTATCGCCAATGGCGGGCTCACGAAGATGCGTGTCTTTTCGCGCTTCCATTTGGCCCTCTTCGGACTGATTCCCTGGAGCGCCTGTCCCTCCATGCCGGCCTGGCTCATGCTCCTGCCGCCCTCCTTGGGCGTCTCCATCTACGAATTTTCCACCTGGGCGCGCGCTTCGATCGTGCCTCTGCTCCTGATCGGCGCCGTCAAGCCGGTCCGCCCCCTGCCCTTTTCGTTGGACGAGCTCTATAGCGAGACCCGGGAAATGCGTCTGGTCGAGGGATCAAAGGTCTTCCGGTTTCCGAAGCCCGGAAAGACCTGGAGCCTCGAGAATTTTTTCCTGACATGCGACAGGCTCCTGAAATTCACCGAAAAACTGCCGTTTCACCCCGGAAAACAACGGGCCTTGCGAAAGGCGGAACAGTGGACGCGCGATCATATCGCGCGCACGGAGGACATCTACCCCGCGATGGCGTACGGCATCCTCGCCCTCTCCGCCCTTGGTTATCCCAATAGTGACCCAACAATTCAAAAGGCCCTTAATGGCCTTGAAAAGTTTCGATACCGATATAGGGGAGGCAGGCGCGAGGAACCGGCTTTGCCGGGCCTCGCGACGTCGGAAGGGGGCGAAGCCCCCTCCGAGTATGTGCATCAACAATGCTGTATCTCCCCGAATTGGGACACCCCCTGGGCGGCCGTGGCCCTGCTGGATGCCGGCGTGCCCGGCGATCATCCCTCCATCCTCAAGGCGGCCCGCTACATGATCTCCAAGGAGGTGAAGGATTTCCGCGGCGACTGGGCGGTCAAGAATCCCAGGGGCCCCGCCGGGGGCTGCTGGTCCTTCGAGTTCGAGAACGACTTTTTTCCCGACGTCGACGATACGATCGAGGCGCTCCATCTCTTGAAACGGTGCGGGCTTCCGAAGGAAGAAAAGGAAGGTCCGACCGCCCGCGGGCTCGCCTGGCTGCTGTCCATGCAATGCGACAACGGGGGATGGGCGGCCTTCGACAAGAATAACGTCTCCAACTGGGTGAACGAAATCCCCTTCTCGGATCACGGGGCCTGTTTGGATCCGCCGACCCCCGACATCACCGGCCGCATGATCGAGCTCCTGGCGGGTTTCGGTTACAAGGCATCGGACATGACCGTCCAAAAAGCCCTCTCGTTTCTTCAGAAAACCCAGGAACCGAGCGGGGCCTGGAGGGGTCGCTGGGGGGTCAACTTCATCTACGGAACTTGGTGCGTCCTGCAGGGGTACGCGGCCATCGGTCGTGACCTGCGCGCGTCGGATGTCCGCAAGGCGGTGAGGTGGCTGGAATCCGTTCAGAACAAGGACGGCGGCTGGGGGGAATCGTGCCTGTCGGACGCCCGCAATACCTACGTCCCCCTGGCCCGTTCCACGGCCTCACAGACGTCCTGGGCGGTGATGGCCCTGCTCGCAGCCGGGGAACGCGATTCGATCTCGGTGCATCGTGGGATTCAGTGGCTCACGTCGCGGCAGACGGCCGAGGGGGGCTGGGACGAAGCGGAGTTCACCGGCACCGGATTTCCGGGGCATTTCTACATCCGCTATCACGGCTACCGTTATTATTTTCCGACCCTGGCGTTGGGGAAGTACCTTCGCGGAAGCGGCCCCGCTTCCCTCTAGACCTTCCGGATCTTGAGCTTCTTCACCGTAAATTTGCTCTGATCGCGCGGCGACTCGCGGGGAGCGAGCGTCACCGTGGCCTGGACCTCCAGCTTCATGCCGGCCAAGGCCTTTTGGATCTCGTCGTGAAGGTTGACGCGCTCGAGAAAACGCTTGAGCTCGAAGGCCAGCACCTTGGTGATCTCCTCCTTGCCTTTGGACGCCTGCCGGGAAATGTAATCGCGCGCCTGGCGGGTGAGCTGGATGTCGGAGAGGGCCTGCCTCAGGCCGCTTTCGGTCATGAGGGCGGCGCCGACGCCCGTGGTGAGTATCTTTCGAAGCGTTCCCAATCGATGCCCCTCTAAGACAGGCTCTCCGCCCGCTCCTTGAACCGTTTCATCATCGTGGGAAGATTGTGTCCCACCAGCTTGTTGGTGATCATTGAAGGGACAAAAAGGCCGAAATCGACGGCGATATTGTAGGTCACCTTGGTCTGCCCCTTCTTCAACTCCTCAAAGGTCCACTCGCCCTGGTTGTCCTTGAAGAGATCGCCCTTGACGAAGGTCCAGGTGACCTTCTTGTGCGGGACCAGCGAAAATGCCAGGGAGTAATGGATGGTCTTGATGACCGAGATCTCGAAGTCTGCCTGGAGATTCTTGCCCTTCTTGGCCACCACGGCCTTCTTCACGTCGGGCAGGAACTCGGGATAGCTCTCGAAGTCCGTGACGACCTCGTAGATCGTCTTCGCCGGTACGTCCATGACGATTGATGTAGAAGCTCCAGGCATGTTTCTTGTCCCCCCTTCAATCCCGCTTCCCGCGGGACAGCGCTGGCTACGGCTCGTAAAGGTTGCTAGTACGTTGGTTTCTTGGCGAAATGATGAACCGACGTGATGCGCCGGATCGTCCCGCTGCGCGCCCGCATCACCACCGAGTGCGTCTCGGCACCGCCGCCGAAGAAACGCGTCCCCTTAAGAAAATCCCCGTTGGTGACCCCGGTCGCGGCAAACATGACGTCCTGGCCGCTGGCCAGGTCCTCGAGTCCGTAGACCCGGTTTATGTCCACGATGCCCATCTTCTCGGCGCGCTCGATCTCGTCCTGATTGCGGGGCTTCAGCACCCCTTGCATATCGCCGCCGAGGCAGCGGATGCCGGCAGCCGCGATGACGCCCTCGGGAGCCCCGCCGACGCCCATGAGGACGTCGATGCCGCTCTCCTTCCAGCAGGTGGCGATGGCTGCGGAGACGTCTCCGTCGGGAATCAGCCGGATCCGGGCCCCCGATGCGCGGCACTCGTTGATCAGGCCCTCGTGGCGGGGCCTCTCCAAAATGATGACCGTCAGGTCCGGGACCTCGCACTCCTTGGCCTTGGCGATCTCCTTCAAATTCCAGGTGGGGCCTTTCGTGATGTCGATCACACCCTTGGCCAGGGGGCCGACGGCGATCTTGTCCATGTAGGTGTCGGGCGCGTGCAGGAATTTTCCGGATTCGGCGATCGCGATGACCGCGAGGGCGTTGGGTTCGCCCTTGGCGGTGAGCGTCGTGCCTTCCAGGGGATCCAAGGCAATGTCCGCCTTGGGACCGTTGCCGGTCCCCACCTTCTCGCCGATATAGAGCATGGGGGCCTCGTCCCTCTCCCCCTCGCCGATGACGACGGTCCCCTCGAACTGGATGGAGTTGAGCGTCCGGCGCATGGCGTCAACGGCCGCCTGGTCCGCAGCGTGGTTGTCGCCGCGCCCCATGAGACGCGCCGCGGCCAGCGCCGCCGCTTCCGTGACCCTCACCATTTCAAGAGCCAGGTTTCTGTCCATTAGAAGCGGGGGGTGATACTGCTCTCCCCCCGAGCCCCCCATCTGTTAATCCGTGATTTCATCGCTCTCTCCAGAGGCTAAGCCTCTTGCGTTCGCTTTCCTGGGATGATTGATCATCTCTTTCAGCTCTTTGCCTGCCTTGAAGAAGGGCACCTTCCGGACGCCCAGGGACACCTTCGAGCCGGACTTGGGATTGCGCCCCTGACGCGGCTCGCGCACGCGGACCTCGAAGGTCCCGAACCCCCTCAGTTCGATCCGGTCGCCGTCTCCCAGGGCCTTGATCATGCTCTCAAAGACCGTGTCGACAATGAGGCTCATGTCTTTTTGGGAAATGTGGGACGCTTGGTTGATGAGTTGTTGAACCAATTGGCTCTTAGTCATGGCCACTCTTCCCCTCCTGTCTCTAATAATCGAAACGAAATTTTTCCAACATCAGGGACGCCGCGCGGTCGAACACGCGGTCGACGGCGCCCTCCACGAGATACTTGAGAAAATCCTCGGACTCCTTCTCCGGGTAGTAGGGTTCCGGCTCTTCCTTCAGCCCCGCCAGTTCCGCGGCGACCTTCACCGCCCGGTCCAAGGATCCCAGCTCGTCCACGAGCTTGAGCTTCAAGGCCTCTTCGCCCGTGAAGACGCGGCCGTCGGCCAAGGCATCCACGTCCCCCGCCGCAATCCCCCGGTTTTCCGCCACGGCCGTCTTGAACTGCGCGTGCATGGCCTTGAGGATCCCCTCCAGGTACTCCCGCTCCTCCGGCGTCATGGGCCGGGTGGGCGAGCCCACGTCCTTCAAGGCCCCGCTCTTGAGCGTCACCGCCTTGAGGCGCGCCCAGCCCAGGAGATCCTCCACGTTCATGAGGTCCATCCGGACGCCGATGCTCCCCGTGATCGTCCCGGCGTTGGAGACGATGCGGCTGGCCGGCGCGGCGATGTAATAGCCACCCGACGCGGCCACCGTGCCCATCGAGACCACCACGGGCTTGGCGTCCTTGACCGATTTCACCGCCTCGAAAATCTCCTGGGAAGCCGCCACGCTGCCCCCGGGGGAGTCCACTCGGAGGACGACGGCCTTGGCGTGGTCGTCCTTTTTCAGGTCGCGGAGCTCCTCCGTCACGGGTTTCGCGTCGAAGATCCCGCCCAGGACCTCAACGACGGCGATATTGCCTTTCTCGTGCTTGTGGGCCCTCCCGAACAAGGAGAAAACGGACCCCAGAAAAAAGAAGAAGGAGGCGCCCAGAAGCAGAAAGGCGCTGAGCGTCACATACACCCACTTACGATCAGCCACTTACGCCCCCTTCTTACCCGCTTCGGCGCCTTCGAGGACCAAACCGACGTTGATGCGGCGTTCCTTCTCATCCACCGAATGGACGATGGCCTCCACCGGCTGATCGAGGGAGAAATGCTGCGGCAGGTTCTCCTGCATCTCCTCGGGAAGCTCGGACTTTCCGACGAAGCCCTCGATGCCCGGCTCCATCTCCACCGCCATGCCCTTGTCGCCCACCCAGACGATCTTGCCCTTGTGGCGCGAAGCGATGCCGTACTCGCGTTCAATGCGGGGCCAAGGGTCCTCTCCGGTCTGCTTGACGCCCAGCGAGATCCGCTCGGCCTCGGCGTCGATGGACAGGACGACCGCCTCCACCTCGGACTTTTTCGGAAAGAGCACGCCCAAGGGGCGCGCGGGGCGCACCCAGGACACGTCGGAGATATGGACCAGCCCGTCCACGTCTTCAGTGAGTCCCACGAAGAGACCGAAATCGGTGACGTTCTTGACCGGACCGCGGATGCGCGTGCCGACCGGGAATTTTTCGTTGATGATGTCCCAGGGATTCGGATTGACCTGCTTCATGCCGAGGGAGATGCGACGGGCGACGACGTCGACGTCCAGGATCACGCACTCGACCTTGTCGCCCACGTTCACCACCTTGGAGGGGTGCTTGATCTTGCGGCTCCAAGACATCTCCGAGATGTGCACGAGACCTTCGATGCCCTGCTCCAGCTCCACGAAGGCGCCGTAATCGGCCAGGCTGACGACCTTGCCCGTCACGCGCACGCCCGTGTAGTACTTTTCCGGGACCTTCTCCCAGGGATCGGCCGCGAGCTGCTTGAGTCCCAGGGAAATCTTTCCGGATTCCGGATCGATCTTGAGAACCTTGACCTTGATGTCCTGCCCCACCTGCAGGATCTC comes from bacterium and encodes:
- a CDS encoding terpene cyclase/mutase family protein, whose protein sequence is MSLVNTAAANLTSSSPLRDSTALQRAVALLINHQTQEGYWWYTLEANEAIGAGVIQMMHFIGDVDKDTEEGLVRRMLSQQLENGSWSLFKNGPSDLSTTIECYFALRLAGRPVDHPVLVKARSFIIANGGLTKMRVFSRFHLALFGLIPWSACPSMPAWLMLLPPSLGVSIYEFSTWARASIVPLLLIGAVKPVRPLPFSLDELYSETREMRLVEGSKVFRFPKPGKTWSLENFFLTCDRLLKFTEKLPFHPGKQRALRKAEQWTRDHIARTEDIYPAMAYGILALSALGYPNSDPTIQKALNGLEKFRYRYRGGRREEPALPGLATSEGGEAPSEYVHQQCCISPNWDTPWAAVALLDAGVPGDHPSILKAARYMISKEVKDFRGDWAVKNPRGPAGGCWSFEFENDFFPDVDDTIEALHLLKRCGLPKEEKEGPTARGLAWLLSMQCDNGGWAAFDKNNVSNWVNEIPFSDHGACLDPPTPDITGRMIELLAGFGYKASDMTVQKALSFLQKTQEPSGAWRGRWGVNFIYGTWCVLQGYAAIGRDLRASDVRKAVRWLESVQNKDGGWGESCLSDARNTYVPLARSTASQTSWAVMALLAAGERDSISVHRGIQWLTSRQTAEGGWDEAEFTGTGFPGHFYIRYHGYRYYFPTLALGKYLRGSGPASL
- a CDS encoding SRPBCC family protein codes for the protein MPGASTSIVMDVPAKTIYEVVTDFESYPEFLPDVKKAVVAKKGKNLQADFEISVIKTIHYSLAFSLVPHKKVTWTFVKGDLFKDNQGEWTFEELKKGQTKVTYNIAVDFGLFVPSMITNKLVGHNLPTMMKRFKERAESLS
- the glpX gene encoding class II fructose-bisphosphatase; its protein translation is MDRNLALEMVRVTEAAALAAARLMGRGDNHAADQAAVDAMRRTLNSIQFEGTVVIGEGERDEAPMLYIGEKVGTGNGPKADIALDPLEGTTLTAKGEPNALAVIAIAESGKFLHAPDTYMDKIAVGPLAKGVIDITKGPTWNLKEIAKAKECEVPDLTVIILERPRHEGLINECRASGARIRLIPDGDVSAAIATCWKESGIDVLMGVGGAPEGVIAAAGIRCLGGDMQGVLKPRNQDEIERAEKMGIVDINRVYGLEDLASGQDVMFAATGVTNGDFLKGTRFFGGGAETHSVVMRARSGTIRRITSVHHFAKKPTY
- a CDS encoding integration host factor subunit beta translates to MTKSQLVQQLINQASHISQKDMSLIVDTVFESMIKALGDGDRIELRGFGTFEVRVREPRQGRNPKSGSKVSLGVRKVPFFKAGKELKEMINHPRKANARGLASGESDEITD
- the sppA gene encoding signal peptide peptidase SppA codes for the protein MADRKWVYVTLSAFLLLGASFFFFLGSVFSLFGRAHKHEKGNIAVVEVLGGIFDAKPVTEELRDLKKDDHAKAVVLRVDSPGGSVAASQEIFEAVKSVKDAKPVVVSMGTVAASGGYYIAAPASRIVSNAGTITGSIGVRMDLMNVEDLLGWARLKAVTLKSGALKDVGSPTRPMTPEEREYLEGILKAMHAQFKTAVAENRGIAAGDVDALADGRVFTGEEALKLKLVDELGSLDRAVKVAAELAGLKEEPEPYYPEKESEDFLKYLVEGAVDRVFDRAASLMLEKFRFDY
- a CDS encoding 30S ribosomal protein S1; translation: MDTEPRTKTPTSGVGTAEEDFASLLEKSYVGKSELIMEGEIVKGKVIDITHDSVIVDFGFKSEGTVPLSEFAGPGNEVGVKVGDEVEVYLESAECEDGLAVLSKEKADALKIWDRLQEVVEQDGAIEGVILNKVKGGLSVDIGVKAFLPASQIDVRPPTNLDKLIGRRFRFKILKLNKRKGNIIVSRRSLMEKDRDVARQEILQNLAEGQTVSGTVKNITDYGAFVDLVGVDGLLHITDMTWGRIGHPTEILQVGQDIKVKVLKIDPESGKISLGLKQLAADPWEKVPEKYYTGVRVTGKVVSLADYGAFVELEQGIEGLVHISEMSWSRKIKHPSKVVNVGDKVECVILDVDVVARRISLGMKQVNPNPWDIINEKFPVGTRIRGPVKNVTDFGLFVGLTEDVDGLVHISDVSWVRPARPLGVLFPKKSEVEAVVLSIDAEAERISLGVKQTGEDPWPRIEREYGIASRHKGKIVWVGDKGMAVEMEPGIEGFVGKSELPEEMQENLPQHFSLDQPVEAIVHSVDEKERRINVGLVLEGAEAGKKGA